From Dioscorea cayenensis subsp. rotundata cultivar TDr96_F1 chromosome 13, TDr96_F1_v2_PseudoChromosome.rev07_lg8_w22 25.fasta, whole genome shotgun sequence, the proteins below share one genomic window:
- the LOC120274597 gene encoding probable disease resistance protein At1g61300, translating into MDLVKLCLSPLCSCMQSPVVRQDMNHVFSTKEKLDDLKNAMEQLLAKRNDIQRELDDPQNKGKLLGDELQLWLRSVGEKENKVERLLDEYRKGNCVAGSCSLNCFSRYKISIDAIKLEKEINQLITKQPKIKFTDIPPPKPVPESYRTVGKKISFNVDIARSYLADERVGIIGIWGMGGVGKTTLLKKIRQSLSSDANMGFNHVLFIEASKDTQQEELRKKISESLQLQSDGKEDILNILKTSNFVLLLDNIWEEVDLIDIGIPHPYSDDNSTKQYKHKVIFTTRSEDVCAKMGAGENTIKVKCLESDEAWDLFKDNVNLAVIESDEKFKEIAWQVMETCGGLPLALKVVGKAMSNKKSVQDWKFILNSIKNSGTEVVQGVQESLLPVLKFSYDNLPRNIQEFFLYACILQVLHKDDLLELWMGLGLINNFDNLQQAHHTARQIFKKLEESCLLYSLNDDYVGSHDVIYEMAVWIASDCGMNMNKWIVKQYDRYLEEIPSINAENWRFAKRVIIQGEVELLPILSHQCSDLLCLMIRYNSCFKNIPEGFFNQMPNLTYLNLSYTGIEELPKDIKCLANLQYLDITGTSISSLPKELIYLKKLQYLMFNILNGLVKVDLKYLMSRLQNLKVIDIYPSGWVDLEQLKKSKKHVKAIGMRVVSQEVFQKLSCLPTTQLCLYNLDIISLSFDTLSCKNHGFLQSLRIESCPQLEQIVMNGRETHLNCLTILDVEKLQNIIWKDLSPPEFFHVLDYLFISRSNLDNLTWVLHLPRLSELYIEDCAEIETLFYIKEEREIQQQEVLKHRPTFPALETVIITKLPKLVSISNFALHFPRLEVRQCPNLKKLPFNSGINNNNNQRMIVILGEREWWESLEWDDDTIPSHLRPYFFLDEYSDECTTSRSE; encoded by the exons ATGGATTTGGTGAAGCTGTGTCTTTCACCTTTGTGTTCTTGCATGCAAAGCCCTGTTGTGCGTCAGGACATGAACCATGTATTCTCCACCAAAGAAAAACTGGATGATTTGAAAAACGCCATGGAACAACTCTTAGCGAAAAGGAACGATATTCAGAGAGAGCTTGATGATCCTCAGAACAAGGGGAAACTACTCGGCGATGAACTTCAACTCTGGCTTCGCAGT GTTggagaaaaggaaaataaggtAGAACGATTATTGGATGAATATCGCAAAGGTAATTGTGTTGCAGGCTCTTGTTCTCTAAATTGTTTTTCAAGGTATAAGATTAGCATTGATGCAATCAAATTGGAAAAGGAGATAAATCAGTTAATAACAAAACAGccaaaaatcaaatttactGACATACCACCACCTAAACCAGTCCCTGAATCATATAGAACAGTCGGAAAAAAAATCAGCTTCAACGTTGATATTGCTCGCAGTTATTTGGCAGATGAAAGAGTTGGTATAATTGGTATATGGGGCATGGGGGGTGTAGGCAAAACTACACTCTTGAAAAAAATCAGGCAGTCATTGTCAAGTGATGCAAACATGGGATTcaatcatgtgttatttattGAAGCTTCGAAAGATACTCAGCAGGAAGAACTTCGAAAGAAGATTTCTGAAAGTTTGCAATTGCAGAGTGATGGTAAAGAAGACAtccttaatattttaaaaactagcaACTTTGTATTGCTCTTAGATAATATATGGGAAGAAGTGGATCTTATTGATATTGGAATTCCCCATCCTTATAGTGACGATAATTCCACCAAacaatataaacacaaagtGATTTTCACTACTCGATCTGAAGATGTGTGTGCCAAGATGGGTGCAGGAGAAAATACCATCAAAGTGAAATGCTTGGAATCAGATGAAGCATGGGATCTTTTCAAGGACAATGTAAATCTAGCTGTTATTGAGTCTGATGAAAAGTTTAAAGAAATAGCATGGCAGGTGATGGAGACGTGTGGTGGTTTGCCACTTGCTCTGAAAGTGGTTGGTAAGGCCATGTCAAACAAAAAATCTGTCCAAGATTGGAAATTTATTTTGAACTCGATAAAGAATTCAGGCACTGAAGTAGTTCAAGGTGTGCAGGAATCATTACTTCCAGTTTTGAAATTCAGTTATGATAATCTACCTAGAAATATTCAGGAGTTTTTCTTGTATGCTTGCATTTTGCAAGTGTTACATAAAGATGATTTGTTGGAATTATGGATGGGTTTAGGCCTAATCAATAATTTTGACAATTTACAACAAGCTCATCATACAGCAAGGCAAATCTTTAAGAAGCTAGAGGAATCATGCTTATTATATTCTTTAAATGATGATTATGTGGGGTCACATGATGTAATTTATGAGATGGCAGTGTGGATAGCATCAGACTGTGGGATGAACATGAATAAATGGATAGTGAAACAATATGATAGGTACCTAGAAGAAATACCATCAATCAATGCAGAGAATTGGAGATTCGCAAAACGAGTGATTATACAAGGCGAGGTGGAGCTTTTGCCAATTTTATCTCATCAGTGTTCTGATTTGTTGTGTTTAATGATACGATATAATTcttgtttcaaaaatattccTGAGGGATTTTTCAATCAGATGCCAAATTTGACATATTTGAATCTTTCATACACTGGTATCGAAGAGCTTCCAAAGGACATCAAATGTTTGGCTAATTTGCAATACCTAGATATTACAGGCACAAGTATCTCATCACTTCCAAAAGAGTTGATATATTTGAAGAAATTGCAATATCTGATGTTCAACATTTTGAATGGGCTTGTCAAGGTAGACCTGAAATATCTCATGTCAAGATTACAGAATTTGAAGGTCATTGACATATATCCATCAGGGTGGGTAGACCTGGAACAGTTAAAGAAATCGAAGAAACATGTCAAAGCCATAGGAATGCGAGTAGTATCACAAGAGGTTTTCCAAAAACTCTCATGTTTGCCAACTACTCAGCTTTGTCTATACAATTTGGATATCATCTCTCTTTCATTTGACACTTTAAGTTGCAAAAATCATGGATTCTTGCAATCACTAAGAATTGAATCATGCCCACAGCTTGAGCAAATTGTGATGAATGGAAGGGAGACTCATCTCAATTGCCTCACAATCCTTGATGTTGAAAAACTGCAGAACATTATTTGGAAAGATCTATCACCTCCAGAGTTTTTTCATGTGTtggattacttatttatatCAAGATCTAACTTGGATAATTTAACTTGGGTCCTGCATCTCCCACGTCTATCCGAGTTATATATAGAAGATTGTGCAGAGATAGAAACATTGTTTTACATCAAGGAGGAGAGAGAAATCCAACAACAAGAAGTCTTAAAACACCGCCCAACATTCCCTGCATTGGAAACTGTAATTATAACAAAGCTACCAAAATTAGTGAGTATAAGCAATTTTGCATTGCATTTCCCTCGGCTTGAAGTGCGtcaatgtcctaatcttaagaAGCTTCCATTCAATAGTGgcattaacaacaacaacaatcaaagAATGATAGTCATTTTAGGTGAGAGAGAATGGTGGGAAAGCTTAGAGTGGGATGATGACACCATCCCATCTCACCTTCGGCCATATTTCTTCTTG GATGAGTACTCTGATGAATGCACGACTAGTAGAAGTGAATGA